The genomic stretch CGGCCGTTGGACCTGCCAGTGGGTTTGGCCGATGAAATCGAGCGCCACTGGACGGGCAGCAAACTGCGTTCGCCCCACATTTTTGACGGAGAAATCCTCAACGCCACGAGTTTGGCCCATGGCCCCGGCCAACAGGCCCAAATCCTTCTCCGCCCAGCACGCTTCTCGCACTATCTCTACGGACAGGCCAACAAGCTTCCTTCCCGGGACATGTGCCGTTCCGTGGCCGTCAACGCCGTCATGAAAACAGTTGACAACTTCTACGTTCTGGCACGCATGGGAGCGGGCTCAACGTTCCAGCGCCGCATAAAATTCATCGGCGGGGCTGCCTCCCCCGAAGACATCCGGGACGGTCTTTTCCAGCCCAAACAGTGCCTGGCGCGTGAGTTTTCCGAAGAACTGGGCTTGGCCATGCCTGATGTTGCCGGCGAACCTTTTCGCCCCCACTTCACCACGCGCCCCTCTTTCAACATCCTAAACGTCAGCTACCAGCTCAACCTGAAGGTGGGCAGGGGCGCCCTCGAAGAGGCAGCCAATTTCGCCTCTGACCGGACGTCGGCCGGGCCGGCCGAGGTGGACGAACTGCTGTTCCTGGAGTCGACGGAGGCGGGCCTGGCCGCTTTCCAGGACAGTTGGGCAGGTGACTGCCTCGACTATGTCCTCCCGCTTCTGCAGGCGCTCGTGGCGGGCGGGAATGCAGGCCCGCTCCGTGAAGACATGTTCCGCTGACGAGGCCGGACTCCTGGCCGCGACTGCAGCGAGGAGCATGGTCCTGGGCAAACAGGGAGGCGCCGCCGTCGTGCGTGAAAAGCACGACGCCGGCGCCTCCCGGCTTTCGAATCGGCTGCTACCAGCGGTGGGCCACATCAACGACGATCCGGGTGGTGTCGCCCGGGCCGTGGAGCACAAACGCCCTGAACGGCAGCCGGGCCCGGACACCCAGGCCCAGGGACGTCCGGCCCTCAAAGCTGCCTGCCAGCGCCACCTGGCGGAACGTTGAGTAACCTGCCACGTTGGAGAGTTCGTTGCGGTTGGCCGGCAGGTACGTGGGCTGGCCGGCCGCGTTGTAGGCCGGGTCCAGCACCGTTACCTGCAGGAAGGCGCCGCCCCGCAGCGGGACCACATCGCCCTTGCCGGGGGACGTAACCGCGGAGACATAGCGGACAGCATATCCGCTGGCACTGCCCTTGATGTCAACCACCAGGCGGTCGAAGCAGTCCTGGCGCCCCGTGCGGACATTGGAAACAGTTGCGCTGGAGCCCGTGCCTGCCGACTTGGCCAGCGAGCCCCACGTAATGCCGCAATACGATGCGGCCTGGGCCGGCGCCGGGCCGGCAATGAGAAAAGCCGCGAGCAGCCCCGCAACTGCCAGCAATGTCTTAAGGAATTTCATTGAAAACACCTTCTAGGGGAACCGTGAACACCCTGTTGCACGGTGATTCAACGCTAGGCCCGCCCGCAATGCTGTGCACGGAGTCCGAGGAAAGATTCGCCCAACCGTTATGGCCGTTACCAACGGGGCGGCAAAAGTTATGCGTGTTTCTTTTTCTTGTGCACATCGCTGGTGACTTGGAGTATTTTCCGGGCACGGGCGCAACTCCGGGTGCAGCCGGCGGCGCGGGCAACGGTGCGCAACTTGTTACCTTGTTGCGGGGGCCAGCCGCGGCCCAAACATGCGTGGACCCGGGGCCCGATTCAGGAAAGGCCGGTCCGGTTGCCTACGCACCCGAACCGGCCTCGCAAAGGGCAGATACTCCGGCAGCGTCCTAGTCTGCGGTGACGAGCGGGTCGCCGGGACGGGACACCTCGCCGTCGGAGGTTTGAACAGGCAGCCCGTTCCGCTGCCAGTACTCGATCCCGCCGATCATTTCCCGGACCGGATAGCCCAGCTCGGCAAAGGCCAGCGCTGCGAAGGTGCTGCCGTTGCAGCCCGGCCCCCAGGAGTACACCACAACGGGCGTGCCGCCCGGAATCAGCACATGGGCCTGCTCTGCAACAAGCGCAGTGGGCAGGTGCAGGGCGCCGGGCACATGCCCGTGCTCCCACGAGGCGTGGCGCCGGGTGTCCACGAGCACGAACGCGCCGGAGCCGAGTCCGGCGTGGACCGCCATGACGTCGATCTCGAACGAGAGCTTGTTGCGAAAATATGCGGCTGATTCACTCATGTTCCCAGCATAGGGCCGCGGCGCTTCATGGGACCGGCGGGC from Arthrobacter stackebrandtii encodes the following:
- a CDS encoding rhodanese-like domain-containing protein; the protein is MSESAAYFRNKLSFEIDVMAVHAGLGSGAFVLVDTRRHASWEHGHVPGALHLPTALVAEQAHVLIPGGTPVVVYSWGPGCNGSTFAALAFAELGYPVREMIGGIEYWQRNGLPVQTSDGEVSRPGDPLVTAD
- a CDS encoding AMIN-like domain-containing (lipo)protein, producing the protein MKFLKTLLAVAGLLAAFLIAGPAPAQAASYCGITWGSLAKSAGTGSSATVSNVRTGRQDCFDRLVVDIKGSASGYAVRYVSAVTSPGKGDVVPLRGGAFLQVTVLDPAYNAAGQPTYLPANRNELSNVAGYSTFRQVALAGSFEGRTSLGLGVRARLPFRAFVLHGPGDTTRIVVDVAHRW